A stretch of Arthrobacter sunyaminii DNA encodes these proteins:
- a CDS encoding amino acid ABC transporter ATP-binding protein, translating into MSKIVTRGLRKSYGTNEVLKGLDVTVTEGEVVCVIGPSGSGKSTFLRCLNKLEDITAGEVEVNGVSITDPKVDLNKVRQNIGMVFQHFNLFPHMSVLQNVMLAPLELKKGSKAEVRANALRLLDQVGLADKADARPAQLSGGQKQRVAIARALAMAPDIMLFDEATSALDPEMVGEVLQVIRDLAKAGMTMVVVTHEMGFAREVADRVIFMADGHIVEEGDPETFFSSPKHPRLQDFLAKVL; encoded by the coding sequence GTGAGCAAGATCGTCACCCGCGGACTGCGCAAGTCCTACGGCACCAACGAGGTTCTCAAAGGCCTCGACGTCACCGTTACCGAAGGCGAGGTGGTCTGCGTTATCGGCCCCTCCGGCTCCGGAAAGTCCACCTTCCTGCGCTGCCTGAACAAGCTGGAAGACATCACTGCCGGTGAGGTGGAGGTCAACGGGGTCAGCATCACCGATCCCAAGGTTGACCTGAACAAGGTCCGCCAGAACATCGGCATGGTGTTCCAGCACTTCAACCTGTTCCCGCACATGAGCGTGCTGCAGAATGTCATGCTGGCGCCGCTGGAGCTGAAGAAGGGTTCCAAGGCCGAGGTGCGGGCCAACGCCCTGCGCCTGCTGGACCAGGTGGGTCTGGCGGACAAGGCCGATGCCCGCCCCGCGCAGCTCTCGGGCGGCCAGAAGCAGCGTGTAGCGATTGCACGGGCACTGGCGATGGCTCCGGACATCATGCTTTTCGATGAAGCCACCTCCGCCCTTGACCCCGAGATGGTGGGCGAGGTGCTGCAGGTCATCCGCGACCTCGCCAAGGCCGGCATGACCATGGTGGTCGTAACCCACGAAATGGGCTTCGCCCGCGAAGTGGCGGACCGGGTGATCTTCATGGCGGACGGTCACATCGTGGAAGAAGGCGACCCCGAGACGTTCTTCTCCTCACCCAAGCATCCCCGGCTGCAGGATTTCCTGGCCAAGGTGCTCTGA
- a CDS encoding DUF2510 domain-containing protein, whose product MTTPLPGWYQDPAHPGEQRWWDGREWSTYTLPLAAPESSGSGGSTAGKRQRTGSQPDPGQPVHPGPSGRPGSAEAAAPEAPVSAVDAADTEVAQSYPGASSYPGASGYPGGREQAFPSFQASRSQQPLGYTDPAAGY is encoded by the coding sequence ATGACAACGCCACTGCCCGGCTGGTACCAGGATCCGGCTCATCCCGGAGAGCAGAGATGGTGGGACGGCAGGGAGTGGAGCACTTACACCTTGCCCTTGGCAGCGCCTGAATCTTCAGGGTCAGGAGGCTCGACGGCGGGGAAACGGCAGCGGACCGGCAGCCAGCCAGATCCCGGTCAACCCGTTCACCCGGGGCCTTCCGGCCGTCCCGGATCCGCAGAAGCTGCGGCGCCTGAAGCGCCGGTATCTGCCGTTGACGCGGCCGACACCGAAGTGGCGCAGTCCTACCCCGGTGCCTCGTCGTACCCCGGTGCCTCGGGATATCCCGGCGGCAGGGAACAGGCATTCCCCTCCTTCCAGGCCAGCCGGTCGCAGCAGCCGCTGGGCTACACGGATCCGGCCGCGGGCTACTAG
- a CDS encoding PadR family transcriptional regulator, protein MLKGTLEGIVLALLAVSPAYGYEITAKLREQGFADIVEGTVYALLVRIEKRGLVDVQKVPSEQGPPRKVYSLNASGRKYLEDFWESWGFLADRIGMIRRQADHAQEEGT, encoded by the coding sequence ATGCTCAAAGGCACTTTGGAGGGCATTGTCCTTGCGCTCCTGGCCGTGAGCCCGGCATACGGCTATGAGATCACGGCCAAACTGCGGGAACAGGGATTCGCGGACATTGTAGAGGGTACCGTCTATGCACTCTTGGTTCGGATAGAAAAGCGGGGCCTCGTCGATGTCCAGAAGGTCCCTTCGGAGCAGGGGCCGCCCCGCAAGGTCTACTCACTCAATGCTTCGGGCCGGAAGTATCTCGAGGATTTCTGGGAATCTTGGGGATTTCTGGCAGACCGGATTGGCATGATCCGCCGACAGGCGGACCACGCGCAGGAAGAAGGGACGTAA
- a CDS encoding DUF1048 domain-containing protein: protein MAAKWIEKVTGPFEDKKRWRQYKARKDRLPPGYRKAIDGLERYPMYAGPIARGDVFLQMLEDLADLIERAAVDETPIRDIVGEDPAEFAEAFLQNYADGQWINKERLCLNNTIKEAAGET from the coding sequence ATGGCCGCGAAATGGATTGAGAAGGTGACCGGCCCCTTCGAAGACAAAAAACGTTGGCGGCAGTACAAGGCACGCAAGGACCGGCTGCCGCCGGGCTATCGCAAGGCAATCGACGGACTGGAACGGTACCCCATGTACGCCGGCCCGATCGCCAGGGGTGACGTTTTCCTGCAGATGCTGGAGGACCTCGCGGACCTGATTGAACGGGCAGCCGTTGACGAAACTCCCATCCGCGACATCGTGGGGGAGGACCCGGCGGAGTTTGCCGAGGCCTTCCTGCAGAACTATGCGGACGGCCAGTGGATTAACAAGGAACGGCTGTGCCTGAACAACACCATCAAAGAGGCCGCCGGAGAAACCTAG
- the glnA gene encoding type I glutamate--ammonia ligase: MFKTADEVLKFIADEDVKFVDIRFTDLPGVQQHFNVPAKSVDADFFINGQLFDGSSIRGFQGIAESDMQLIPDVTTAFLDPFRIEKTLALNFSIVNPRTGEPYHRDPRGVAERAEAYLASTGIADTAYFGSEAEFYIFDNVQYESSPQGSFYKVDSIEAPWNSGREEAGGNLGNKTPFKGGYFPVAPVDKQADLRDAICVELDNAGLEVERAHHEVGGAGQAEINYKFTTMTHAADDLLKFKYIVKNVADAWGKSATFMPKPVFGDNGSGMHCHQSLWNGSTPLFYDEKGYAGLSDVARWYIGGLLKHASAVLAFTNPTVNSYRRLVKGFEAPVNMVYSQGNRSAGIRIPITGSNPKAKRLEFRAPDPSSNPYLAFAAQLMAGLDGIKNRIEPADPIDKDLYELPPEEARGIQLAPGSLEEALDALENDNEFLQAGGVFTQDLIDTWIAYKRENEIQPLLLRPNPYEFELYYGC; the protein is encoded by the coding sequence ATGTTCAAAACTGCGGACGAAGTCCTCAAGTTCATCGCTGACGAAGATGTGAAGTTCGTCGACATCCGATTCACCGACCTCCCCGGAGTGCAGCAGCACTTCAACGTACCGGCGAAGTCCGTAGATGCCGACTTCTTCATCAACGGCCAGCTCTTCGACGGGTCTTCCATCCGCGGGTTCCAGGGCATCGCCGAATCCGACATGCAGCTGATTCCCGACGTGACCACCGCGTTCCTGGATCCGTTCCGCATCGAGAAGACCCTGGCGCTGAACTTCTCCATCGTCAATCCCCGCACCGGCGAGCCGTACCACCGCGACCCGCGCGGCGTAGCCGAGCGCGCTGAGGCCTACCTGGCCTCCACCGGCATTGCCGACACGGCCTACTTCGGTTCCGAAGCCGAGTTCTACATCTTCGACAACGTCCAGTACGAGTCCTCCCCGCAGGGCAGCTTCTACAAGGTCGACTCCATCGAGGCACCGTGGAACAGCGGCCGCGAAGAAGCCGGCGGAAACCTTGGCAACAAGACCCCGTTCAAGGGCGGCTACTTCCCCGTGGCTCCCGTGGACAAGCAGGCTGACCTGCGCGACGCCATCTGCGTGGAGCTGGACAACGCGGGCCTTGAGGTTGAGCGCGCCCACCATGAGGTTGGCGGTGCCGGCCAGGCCGAGATCAACTACAAGTTCACCACCATGACGCACGCGGCCGATGACCTGCTGAAGTTCAAGTACATCGTCAAGAACGTCGCCGATGCCTGGGGCAAGTCCGCCACCTTTATGCCGAAGCCGGTCTTCGGTGACAACGGTTCGGGCATGCACTGCCACCAGTCCCTCTGGAACGGCTCCACGCCGCTGTTCTACGACGAGAAGGGCTACGCCGGTCTGTCCGACGTAGCCCGCTGGTACATCGGCGGCCTGCTCAAGCACGCTTCCGCCGTCCTGGCCTTCACCAACCCGACGGTGAACTCCTACCGCCGCCTGGTCAAGGGCTTCGAAGCTCCGGTCAACATGGTGTACTCGCAGGGCAACCGCTCGGCCGGTATCCGGATCCCGATCACCGGTTCCAATCCGAAGGCCAAGCGCCTTGAGTTCCGCGCTCCGGACCCTTCCTCCAACCCGTACCTGGCCTTCGCCGCACAGCTGATGGCAGGCCTGGACGGCATCAAGAACCGCATCGAGCCCGCTGACCCGATCGACAAGGATCTCTACGAGCTTCCCCCCGAAGAGGCCCGCGGCATCCAGCTGGCACCGGGTTCGCTGGAAGAGGCACTCGATGCGTTGGAGAACGACAACGAGTTCCTCCAGGCCGGCGGCGTGTTTACCCAGGACTTGATTGACACCTGGATCGCATACAAGCGCGAAAACGAAATCCAGCCGCTGCTGCTGCGCCCGAACCCTTACGAGTTCGAGCTCTACTACGGCTGCTAA
- a CDS encoding RDD family protein translates to MVDRRSLGSWLEGPPSDENSWPGKRLGRPKTGPGSIARVGPRLGAIIIDWAIASVIGYAFFGGSSTAILAIFAVEQIVLVSLLGYGIGHRAFSLQVQKLDGRPAGPLAAVVRTLLLCVVIPAVVFDEDQRGLHDRAMGTVLVKVKH, encoded by the coding sequence GTGGTTGATAGAAGAAGTTTAGGTTCGTGGCTTGAAGGGCCTCCCTCCGACGAGAATTCCTGGCCGGGCAAGCGGCTGGGGCGGCCAAAGACCGGTCCCGGCAGCATCGCGCGCGTGGGCCCGCGGCTGGGCGCAATCATTATTGACTGGGCTATTGCCTCGGTCATTGGTTATGCGTTTTTTGGCGGCTCCTCCACCGCCATCCTCGCCATTTTCGCCGTGGAACAGATCGTGCTCGTGTCACTGCTGGGATACGGCATTGGGCACCGCGCGTTCAGCCTGCAGGTCCAGAAGCTGGACGGCCGGCCCGCAGGCCCGCTGGCCGCCGTCGTGCGCACGCTGTTGCTGTGCGTGGTGATTCCGGCCGTTGTCTTCGATGAGGACCAGCGCGGCCTGCACGACCGCGCCATGGGAACCGTCCTCGTGAAGGTCAAGCACTAG